The following proteins are co-located in the Solanum pennellii chromosome 1, SPENNV200 genome:
- the LOC114075199 gene encoding uncharacterized protein LOC114075199, translating into MDRNIAMRQFAETWISNISPMARLVLEENKDLARFCEVRFNGDIGYEILDGQYGHIVDIRKKTCTCRTWQLRGIPCQYAVLAYQQKGIEPEQEVVHWYRKETFLKAYNHFLQPIPNMKMWPHTSGVVIEPPKQKSGLVGHQSAEERQRMSLRKSMESCPKEE; encoded by the coding sequence ATGGACAGAAATATTGCAATGAGGCAATTTGCTGAAACTTGGATCTCAAATATCTCTCCTATGGCTAGACTAGTACTTGAAGAGAACAAAGATCTTGCTAGATTTTGTGAAGTTAGATTCAATGGTGATATTGGGTATGAAATCTTAGATGGTCAATACGGACATATTGTTGATATAAGAAAGAAGACATGTACATGTAGAACATGGCAATTGAGGGGCATACCATGTCAATATGCTGTGCTTGCATATCAACAAAAAGGCATAGAACCTGAACAAGAAGTGGTACATTGGTATAGGAAAGAGACTTTTTTGAAGGCTTATAACCATTTTCTACAGCCAATACCAAACATGAAAATGTGGCCTCACACTAGTGGCGTAGTGATTGAACCTCCTAAACAAAAGTCAGGCCTGGTAGGCCACCAAAGTGCAGAAGAAAGGCAAAGAATGAGCCTACGAAAAAGTatggaaagttgtccaaaagaGGAGTAA